One part of the Microbacterium aurugineum genome encodes these proteins:
- a CDS encoding helix-turn-helix domain-containing protein — MARGRFVAPAVVGIILEELLERDIACAPHVLAGLAVDLDAHAPTVREVVESLTPEQRHGHRPLPSPLPLVPSIARRFDTVELESRDRQLLLALSVSLEDDLEPLLAFDGRTASEVAAAPVGDRLRVHAGRVRFVDARLSIWIRATSSAATTAVVHERLSTVFRARGDQVRANWHHARASLEGDPAAAPELIDIAGQLSDAGHPERALLLAREASDHATASDRDDARLVAGTSALAAGFVSEASAWLNALYSETSDPRRSRGLGALLVAQTLAQGAVPEIDPSSLRPETDDPEDWRHWTRASALVAVMCAERGDRRGMRVWLDALREGAARTGAERELRDPAIALSWLIAGDRDVDEVAGSGPVSGGMLSALRAALHGDIDRARRLLAKDDSAIGSAPDPLVPGYEYSPIIQAYRRVVDVLLLAWRGDIGLARERLIQAALVLPVALPFAGLGVVLARRLDLAVLGELGPFSLSLTAALPNGARIDVLVDRGIQSLLAGAFHDAAATLRLWAELGSPRTAMSVPAIDELALTVEARPMTVGSIEPPEIALAQRLRVRIATAGDARWRSERDAVTEAARTLASPFTRARVETMLGTQHAIHDDHAAARVHLHRAERLFEVSGATAWARSIRDRIDRLDAREGSIVPAADPLSACRAAWSLALTARELEVAMLAVGGSPNRDIAEMLNVSVRTVEVHLGWIFTKFGVRSRVELTVLAHRTDHHL; from the coding sequence ATGGCGCGGGGGCGATTCGTCGCGCCCGCGGTGGTGGGAATCATCCTCGAGGAGCTTCTCGAACGGGATATCGCATGCGCACCGCATGTGCTCGCCGGTCTCGCCGTCGATCTCGACGCGCATGCCCCCACGGTCCGCGAAGTCGTCGAGAGTCTGACGCCCGAGCAAAGACACGGACACCGTCCGTTGCCGTCACCGCTCCCGTTGGTCCCGTCGATCGCCCGCAGGTTCGACACCGTGGAACTCGAATCGCGTGACCGGCAGTTGCTCCTCGCACTCTCGGTGTCGCTGGAGGATGACCTCGAACCTCTGCTCGCGTTCGACGGGAGAACCGCATCAGAGGTTGCGGCCGCTCCGGTGGGCGACCGCCTCCGCGTGCATGCCGGTCGTGTTCGTTTCGTCGACGCCCGCCTGTCGATCTGGATCAGAGCCACCTCCTCGGCCGCGACCACGGCGGTCGTCCACGAGCGGTTGAGCACTGTCTTCCGCGCGCGCGGCGACCAGGTGCGCGCGAACTGGCATCATGCGCGGGCGTCCCTGGAAGGCGACCCTGCGGCTGCTCCCGAGCTCATCGACATCGCCGGGCAACTCAGTGACGCGGGCCATCCCGAGCGCGCATTGCTGCTCGCGCGCGAGGCTTCGGACCACGCCACCGCAAGCGATCGAGACGACGCGCGTCTGGTCGCAGGCACGTCGGCGCTCGCAGCCGGCTTCGTATCCGAGGCCTCGGCATGGTTGAACGCGCTGTACTCCGAGACTTCCGACCCCCGGCGTTCGCGAGGCCTCGGCGCACTCCTCGTCGCCCAGACGCTCGCGCAGGGGGCGGTGCCCGAGATCGATCCGAGTTCGCTGCGTCCGGAGACGGATGACCCGGAGGACTGGCGACATTGGACGCGCGCGAGCGCACTCGTGGCAGTGATGTGCGCTGAGCGAGGTGACCGGCGGGGGATGCGGGTGTGGCTCGATGCGCTCCGCGAGGGGGCAGCTCGCACCGGTGCGGAGCGCGAACTGCGGGATCCGGCGATCGCCCTCAGCTGGCTCATCGCCGGAGACCGTGACGTCGATGAGGTCGCGGGGTCCGGTCCGGTGAGCGGGGGGATGCTGAGTGCCCTGCGCGCAGCGTTGCACGGTGACATCGATCGAGCGCGACGTCTCCTCGCCAAAGACGACTCGGCGATCGGCTCCGCGCCGGACCCTCTGGTTCCCGGCTACGAGTACAGCCCGATCATCCAGGCGTACCGCCGGGTCGTCGACGTCCTGCTGCTCGCGTGGCGAGGCGACATCGGCCTCGCGCGGGAACGACTGATCCAGGCCGCGCTCGTGCTGCCGGTCGCCTTACCGTTCGCGGGATTGGGCGTTGTCCTCGCGCGCCGTCTCGATCTCGCCGTGCTCGGCGAACTCGGTCCGTTCTCGCTTTCACTCACGGCAGCCCTGCCGAACGGGGCACGGATCGATGTGCTCGTCGATCGGGGCATCCAGTCGCTTCTCGCCGGCGCTTTCCACGATGCCGCCGCCACGCTTCGACTCTGGGCCGAGCTCGGGTCACCGCGGACCGCGATGTCGGTGCCGGCGATCGACGAACTCGCTCTCACGGTGGAGGCACGCCCGATGACGGTCGGCTCGATCGAGCCGCCGGAGATCGCGCTCGCGCAGCGGCTGCGCGTGCGCATCGCGACGGCCGGGGACGCTCGGTGGCGTTCGGAGCGTGATGCCGTGACGGAGGCCGCACGCACGCTCGCCTCTCCGTTCACGCGAGCCAGAGTGGAGACCATGCTCGGAACCCAGCACGCGATCCACGATGATCATGCGGCGGCCAGGGTGCACCTCCACCGTGCCGAGCGTCTTTTCGAGGTCTCGGGAGCGACCGCGTGGGCGCGGTCCATCCGCGACCGCATCGACCGGCTCGACGCCAGGGAGGGGAGCATCGTTCCGGCGGCCGATCCGCTCTCCGCGTGTCGCGCCGCATGGTCGCTTGCGCTCACCGCACGGGAGCTCGAGGTGGCGATGCTCGCCGTCGGTGGATCCCCGAACAGGGACATCGCCGAGATGCTGAACGTGTCGGTCCGCACGGTCGAAGTGCACCTCGGGTGGATCTTCACGAAGTTCGGCGTCCGCAGCCGCGTCGAGCTCACGGTGCTCGCACACCGCACCGATCATCACCTCTGA
- a CDS encoding YlxR family protein, protein MEPVRTCVGCRTRAPRSALLRVVSQNDTLIVDESAVLPGRGAWVHQTRECMDAALRRRAFGRALRVTTQLDTRNFEQHPPRNKG, encoded by the coding sequence ATGGAACCCGTACGAACGTGCGTCGGTTGTCGCACGCGTGCTCCCCGCTCCGCCCTCCTCAGGGTGGTGTCCCAGAACGACACCCTCATCGTCGATGAGAGTGCTGTCCTGCCGGGGCGAGGCGCGTGGGTCCATCAGACACGCGAATGCATGGATGCCGCTCTGCGGCGCCGCGCATTCGGACGAGCACTGCGCGTGACCACTCAGCTGGACACGCGGAACTTCGAACAGCATCCACCAAGAAACAAAGGCTGA
- the nusA gene encoding transcription termination factor NusA, producing MDIELSLLRGIEKEKAIPFDELVAIIEQAILTAYSKHVSEDGVTPEGVRVDLDRKTGHVAVLQVVRDEEGAVIGEEDATPDDFGRIAAFAAKQVISQRLRDIADDVVLGDFKDKEGDIVAGVVQQGPNPRMIHIDLGAVEAILPPEEQVPGEEYTHGSRLRVYVTSVAKGLKGPQITVSRTHPGLVRKLFALEVPEIAAGLVEIVALAREAGHRTKIAVKANDPSINAKGACIGELGRRVRAVTEELAGEKIDIVDYDADLPVFVAHALSPAKVTSSFVLDAGTKAVRALVPDYQLSLAIGKEGQNARLAAKLTGAKIDIQPDSILD from the coding sequence ATGGACATCGAACTGAGTCTTCTGCGAGGGATCGAGAAGGAGAAGGCGATCCCGTTCGACGAACTCGTCGCGATCATCGAGCAGGCGATCCTGACCGCATACTCCAAGCACGTGTCCGAGGACGGTGTGACCCCCGAGGGCGTCCGCGTCGACCTGGACCGCAAGACCGGGCACGTCGCCGTCCTCCAGGTCGTCCGGGATGAGGAAGGCGCCGTCATCGGCGAGGAAGACGCCACCCCCGACGACTTCGGACGCATCGCGGCCTTCGCGGCGAAGCAGGTCATCAGCCAGCGTCTGCGGGACATCGCCGACGACGTGGTGCTCGGTGACTTCAAGGACAAGGAAGGCGACATCGTCGCCGGCGTGGTGCAGCAGGGTCCGAATCCGCGCATGATCCACATCGATCTCGGCGCCGTCGAAGCCATCCTGCCCCCCGAGGAGCAGGTGCCGGGCGAGGAGTACACGCACGGGTCGCGCCTGCGTGTGTACGTGACGAGCGTCGCCAAGGGGCTCAAGGGCCCGCAGATCACGGTCTCGCGCACGCATCCGGGACTCGTGCGCAAGCTCTTCGCCCTCGAGGTTCCGGAGATCGCAGCCGGTCTCGTCGAGATCGTGGCTCTGGCCCGTGAAGCCGGACACCGCACCAAGATCGCGGTGAAGGCGAATGATCCGTCGATCAACGCCAAGGGTGCGTGCATCGGCGAACTCGGACGGCGCGTACGCGCGGTCACGGAGGAGCTCGCGGGGGAGAAGATCGACATCGTCGACTACGACGCCGACCTTCCGGTCTTCGTCGCCCATGCGCTCTCGCCGGCGAAGGTCACGAGCTCGTTCGTGCTCGACGCGGGAACCAAGGCCGTCCGTGCGCTGGTCCCCGACTATCAGCTGTCGCTCGCGATCGGCAAGGAGGGTCAGAACGCGCGTCTGGCCGCCAAGCTCACGGGTGCGAAGATCGACATCCAGCCGGACAGCATCCTCGACTGA
- the infB gene encoding translation initiation factor IF-2, translating into MAGKPRVHEIAAELGVDSKVALAKLKELGEFVKSPSSTIEPPVARKLRAAIEADGSLKAAADAAPAAKPAAAKPAVKPGAKPAPTPGPKPGPKPAPEAPAPAAPAPSAPAPAPAAEAPAAATPEAAKPAEGGAPTPGAPRPGNNPFSSAQGMGQRPAGPRPGNNPFASAQGMGQRPTPGNIPRPQAPRPGAPRPGAPRPGSPRPGAPRGGQGGRPGAPFQQRSGGPGRPGGGGPGGAGGPGARPGGGFAGRPGGGGGRGRGPGGGTAGAFGKGGGKSKQRKSRRAKRQEFEMRSAPVVGGVNVTRGNGETIRMRRGASIADFADKIETLTGYTVQPGTLVTILFNLGEMATATESLDEATFEVLGAELGYKIQMVSPEDEDKELLEGFGLDLEAELEAESEDDLEIRPPVVTVMGHVDHGKTRLLDAIRQTNVIEGEAGGITQHIGAYQVWTEHENIERAITFIDTPGHEAFTAMRARGAQVTDLAILVVAADDGIMPQTVEALNHAQAANVPIVVAVNKVDKPDANPSKVRQQLTEYGLVAEEFGGDVMFVDVSARAGTGIQELLDAVLLTADAGLDLTANPNKAARGVAIEAKLDKGRGSVATVLIQSGTLRVGDAIVAGTAYGRVRAMADENGEQVLEAYPSRPVQVQGLNSVPRAGDVFIVTEEDRMARQIAEKREAVERNAQLAKARKRISLEDFTRALEEGKVESLNLIIKGDVSGAVEALEESLLKIEVDDSVQLRIIHRGVGAITESDVNLATIDNAIIVGFNVRPDTKARERASREGVDIRFYSVIYNAIDEIESSLKGMLKPEFEEVQSGVAEIREVFRSSKFGNIAGVIVRSGTITRNAKARVIRDGVVVADGLAIESLRRFKDDVTEVRTDYEAGIGLGKYNDIQIGDEIETTELVEKPRG; encoded by the coding sequence GTGGCTGGTAAACCACGCGTACATGAGATCGCCGCCGAACTCGGCGTCGACAGCAAGGTCGCACTTGCAAAGCTCAAGGAACTCGGCGAGTTCGTGAAGAGCCCGTCTTCGACCATCGAACCGCCGGTGGCGCGCAAGCTGCGTGCGGCGATCGAGGCCGACGGTTCGCTCAAGGCAGCGGCTGACGCCGCTCCCGCCGCGAAGCCCGCTGCGGCGAAGCCCGCCGTCAAGCCCGGTGCCAAGCCGGCACCGACCCCGGGGCCCAAGCCCGGTCCCAAGCCTGCCCCGGAGGCCCCGGCCCCCGCGGCTCCCGCGCCCTCCGCTCCGGCGCCTGCCCCCGCGGCAGAGGCTCCGGCTGCAGCGACTCCCGAGGCGGCGAAGCCTGCTGAGGGCGGCGCACCGACTCCCGGGGCTCCGCGTCCCGGCAACAACCCGTTCTCCTCTGCGCAGGGGATGGGTCAGCGCCCCGCCGGACCCCGTCCGGGCAACAACCCCTTCGCATCCGCTCAGGGCATGGGCCAGCGCCCGACCCCGGGCAACATCCCGCGTCCGCAGGCTCCGCGTCCCGGCGCACCCCGTCCGGGTGCCCCGCGTCCCGGTTCGCCGCGTCCCGGCGCTCCTCGTGGCGGTCAGGGTGGTCGTCCGGGTGCTCCGTTCCAGCAGCGCTCCGGCGGTCCCGGTCGTCCCGGCGGCGGCGGACCCGGCGGTGCCGGTGGTCCCGGCGCGCGTCCCGGCGGCGGTTTCGCTGGTCGTCCCGGTGGGGGCGGCGGCCGAGGCCGTGGTCCCGGTGGCGGCACCGCAGGTGCCTTCGGCAAGGGTGGCGGAAAGAGCAAGCAGCGCAAGTCGCGGCGGGCGAAGCGGCAAGAGTTCGAGATGCGGAGTGCTCCGGTCGTCGGTGGCGTCAACGTCACCCGCGGCAACGGAGAGACCATCCGCATGCGCCGCGGCGCGTCGATCGCGGACTTCGCCGACAAGATCGAGACGCTGACCGGTTACACGGTTCAGCCGGGAACCCTCGTCACCATCCTCTTCAACCTCGGCGAGATGGCCACGGCCACCGAGTCCCTGGATGAGGCGACCTTCGAGGTCCTGGGGGCCGAGCTCGGCTACAAGATCCAGATGGTCTCGCCCGAGGACGAGGACAAGGAGCTCCTCGAGGGCTTCGGTCTCGACCTCGAGGCCGAGCTGGAGGCGGAGAGCGAGGACGACCTCGAGATCCGTCCGCCGGTGGTCACCGTCATGGGTCACGTCGACCACGGTAAGACGCGACTGCTCGACGCGATCCGTCAGACCAACGTCATCGAGGGTGAAGCCGGTGGCATCACCCAGCACATCGGTGCCTACCAGGTCTGGACCGAGCACGAGAACATCGAGCGCGCCATCACGTTCATCGACACCCCGGGTCACGAGGCGTTCACCGCCATGCGTGCCCGTGGTGCGCAGGTCACCGACCTCGCGATCCTCGTGGTCGCAGCCGACGACGGCATCATGCCGCAGACGGTCGAGGCGCTGAACCACGCGCAGGCGGCGAACGTGCCGATCGTGGTCGCGGTGAACAAGGTCGACAAGCCCGACGCCAACCCCTCCAAGGTGCGTCAGCAGCTGACCGAGTACGGCCTGGTCGCCGAGGAGTTCGGTGGAGATGTCATGTTCGTCGACGTGTCCGCACGTGCCGGTACCGGCATCCAGGAACTCCTGGACGCCGTGCTGCTCACCGCAGACGCCGGTCTCGACCTGACCGCCAACCCGAACAAGGCCGCTCGTGGTGTCGCCATCGAGGCGAAGCTCGACAAGGGCCGCGGTTCGGTCGCCACGGTGCTCATCCAGTCCGGAACGCTCCGGGTCGGCGACGCGATCGTCGCAGGTACGGCGTACGGCCGTGTGCGTGCCATGGCGGACGAGAACGGCGAGCAGGTCCTCGAGGCCTACCCGTCGCGTCCGGTGCAGGTGCAGGGTCTGAACTCCGTGCCGCGTGCCGGTGACGTCTTCATCGTGACCGAGGAAGACCGCATGGCTCGCCAGATCGCTGAGAAGCGTGAAGCGGTCGAGCGCAACGCCCAGCTGGCCAAGGCCCGCAAGCGCATCTCGCTCGAAGACTTCACCCGTGCTCTCGAAGAGGGCAAGGTCGAGTCGCTCAACCTCATCATCAAGGGTGACGTCTCCGGTGCCGTCGAAGCGCTCGAGGAGTCGTTGCTCAAGATCGAGGTCGACGACTCGGTGCAGCTGCGCATCATCCACCGCGGTGTCGGTGCGATCACCGAGTCCGACGTGAACCTGGCGACGATCGACAACGCGATCATCGTGGGCTTCAACGTCCGCCCCGACACGAAGGCGCGCGAGCGTGCCTCCCGTGAGGGCGTGGACATCCGCTTCTACTCCGTCATCTACAACGCGATCGACGAGATCGAGAGCTCGCTCAAGGGCATGCTCAAGCCGGAGTTCGAAGAGGTCCAGTCGGGTGTGGCCGAGATCCGCGAGGTGTTCCGCTCCTCGAAGTTCGGCAACATCGCCGGTGTCATCGTGCGATCGGGAACGATCACCCGCAACGCCAAGGCTCGCGTCATCCGCGACGGCGTCGTGGTCGCGGATGGCCTCGCCATCGAGTCGCTGCGCCGGTTCAAGGACGACGTCACCGAAGTCCGTACGGATTACGAGGCCGGTATCGGCCTCGGCAAGTACAACGACATCCAGATCGGTGATGAGATCGAGACGACCGAGCTCGTCGAGAAGCCTCGCGGCTGA
- a CDS encoding pyridoxamine 5'-phosphate oxidase family protein: protein MTEITGPEALARVAELVQDIDITMLTTTDDEGNLVSRPMSTRQMDDAGDIWFFTAEDTEKVDEARQNHDVGLAYCDAKGMRYVSVAGTAEIVHDRAKMEELYSASLEIWFADGLDTPGIALLKVTPKVTEFWEPAKGKLALAAGALKSLVTRDTPDDDIMNHGRIVC from the coding sequence ATGACGGAGATCACAGGACCCGAAGCCCTCGCCCGCGTCGCCGAGCTCGTGCAGGACATCGACATCACGATGCTGACCACCACGGATGACGAGGGCAACCTCGTCAGCCGGCCGATGTCGACCCGGCAGATGGACGATGCCGGGGACATCTGGTTCTTCACGGCTGAGGACACCGAGAAGGTGGACGAGGCTCGACAGAACCACGACGTCGGGCTCGCATACTGCGATGCCAAGGGAATGCGCTATGTGTCCGTCGCCGGGACAGCTGAGATCGTGCACGACCGCGCCAAGATGGAGGAGCTCTACTCCGCGTCACTGGAGATCTGGTTCGCCGACGGACTCGACACACCGGGAATCGCGCTGCTCAAGGTGACGCCGAAGGTGACGGAGTTCTGGGAGCCCGCCAAGGGCAAACTCGCTCTCGCCGCGGGGGCACTCAAGTCCCTCGTCACCCGCGATACACCGGATGACGACATCATGAACCACGGCCGCATCGTCTGCTGA
- a CDS encoding flavin monoamine oxidase family protein produces the protein MSAFDTIVIGAGMSGLTSARMLADAGQRVVVLEARDRIGGRMHTDRSAGFPVDLGASWIHGIDGSPLWDLVQALGVPTIEYTVGSFQVGGRPMENFDGKGRAMGETATAQWIADVDEADRLLVEEIAASSSGDTYLDVTERALDRSGFSPERIDEIREFFRHRVEEQCGAWIGDLDAHGLDEDAIEGDEVIFPRGYDELPRRIGAGLDVRTDTPVSRVTRSTAGVVVQAGDTEYTADRVIVTVPLGVLKTGTIEFDPALPDAVAGPIDRLGMGVFNKIFLQFPARFWNDESYVIRALGEAGEHWHSWYDVSAVSGLPTLLTFAAGPFGRHMQELPDEEVVADVLRALRSLYGDAVGEPRAHWITHWGPDAFSNGSYSHLAVGSTHHDHDALAGPVDDVLHFAGEATWGDEPATVGAAFYSGHRAAERILGHTVDLGEFAAGITAREQKEGR, from the coding sequence GTGAGCGCATTCGACACCATCGTCATCGGTGCAGGCATGTCGGGGCTGACGAGCGCCCGCATGCTCGCAGACGCCGGCCAGCGCGTCGTCGTCCTCGAAGCACGGGACCGCATCGGCGGACGGATGCACACCGATCGGAGCGCGGGGTTCCCCGTCGACCTCGGCGCGTCATGGATCCACGGGATCGACGGCTCTCCCCTGTGGGACCTCGTCCAGGCCCTCGGTGTCCCGACCATCGAGTACACGGTGGGCAGCTTCCAGGTCGGCGGGCGACCGATGGAGAACTTCGACGGCAAGGGGCGAGCGATGGGTGAAACCGCGACCGCCCAGTGGATCGCGGATGTCGATGAGGCCGATCGCCTGCTCGTCGAGGAGATCGCGGCATCCTCCTCGGGTGACACCTACCTCGACGTCACCGAGCGGGCCCTCGATCGTTCCGGGTTCTCGCCCGAGCGCATCGACGAGATCCGTGAGTTCTTCCGTCACCGGGTGGAGGAGCAATGCGGCGCCTGGATCGGCGACCTGGATGCGCACGGCCTCGACGAAGATGCCATCGAGGGCGACGAGGTGATCTTCCCGCGCGGGTACGACGAACTCCCCCGGCGCATCGGTGCCGGGCTCGATGTCCGCACCGATACGCCGGTCTCACGCGTGACCCGCTCGACGGCCGGCGTGGTCGTGCAAGCAGGCGACACGGAGTACACCGCTGACCGCGTGATCGTGACCGTGCCACTCGGCGTGCTGAAGACGGGAACGATCGAGTTCGACCCGGCGCTGCCGGACGCGGTCGCAGGCCCGATCGACCGGCTCGGCATGGGGGTCTTCAACAAGATCTTCCTGCAGTTCCCCGCACGTTTCTGGAACGACGAGAGCTACGTCATCCGTGCTCTGGGCGAGGCCGGGGAGCACTGGCACTCCTGGTACGACGTCTCCGCCGTCAGCGGACTGCCCACGCTGCTGACCTTCGCGGCCGGCCCCTTCGGGCGGCACATGCAGGAGCTGCCGGACGAGGAGGTGGTCGCTGACGTCCTGCGCGCCCTCCGCAGCCTGTACGGCGACGCGGTCGGCGAACCCCGCGCCCACTGGATCACGCACTGGGGGCCTGATGCGTTCTCGAACGGCTCCTACTCGCACCTGGCGGTGGGATCGACGCATCACGACCACGATGCCCTGGCCGGTCCGGTGGACGACGTGCTGCATTTCGCGGGCGAAGCCACCTGGGGCGACGAACCCGCGACGGTCGGCGCCGCCTTCTACTCCGGGCACCGAGCGGCGGAACGGATCCTCGGCCACACCGTCGACCTCGGCGAGTTCGCCGCCGGCATCACCGCGCGGGAGCAGAAGGAAGGGCGTTGA
- the rbfA gene encoding 30S ribosome-binding factor RbfA, with protein sequence MAGERQARLADRIRVILAERLEKGLRDPRLGFVTITDVRVSGDLQHASVFYTVLGTEEERISSGAALTSATGMLRSEVGRQLSTRLVPTLEFIPDALPENADHIGALLREAQQRDADVAKLASSASHAGDADPYRTDDDAE encoded by the coding sequence ATGGCAGGCGAACGACAGGCTCGGCTCGCGGATCGCATCCGCGTGATCCTCGCTGAACGACTGGAGAAGGGGCTGCGTGACCCGCGCCTCGGCTTCGTCACGATCACCGACGTCCGCGTGAGCGGAGACCTTCAGCACGCGTCGGTGTTCTACACGGTGCTCGGCACGGAGGAAGAGCGCATCTCCAGCGGTGCCGCGCTCACCTCGGCCACCGGAATGCTGCGCAGCGAGGTCGGGCGGCAGCTCAGCACCAGGCTCGTGCCGACGCTCGAGTTCATCCCCGACGCGCTTCCGGAGAACGCGGATCACATCGGTGCGCTGCTCCGCGAAGCCCAGCAGCGGGATGCGGACGTCGCGAAGCTCGCGTCCTCGGCATCGCATGCCGGCGACGCCGACCCGTACCGCACGGACGACGACGCGGAGTGA
- a CDS encoding LOG family protein, which yields MNDEPLPEALSAEINTVLDDAGVHADRRLVMRMLRTAILLGEDGADRLDLKIASAALAEMRDAFRLFAPFRGVPKVTVFGSARTRQDDPLYLTARDVAAALAGDGWMVVTGAGPGIMQAASEGAGPALSLGVSIRLPFEEKPNGFVAGQDHVVAMKYFFTRKLMLIKESLGFICLPGGFGTLDEMFELLTLQQTGKAEPTPIVLLDQPGGTFWQGLRSFIDDHLAPTGVISEGDFDRVVITDSVEEARAEITGFWHNYDSLRWVGDALILRLREEPTDAEVEALNEQFATMLASGRIERTNPRQPEVADDDRLELPRLALHLDQRQVGNLFRLIGAINALPSAPAR from the coding sequence ATGAACGACGAACCTCTGCCGGAAGCGCTCAGTGCCGAGATCAACACCGTCCTCGACGACGCGGGCGTGCACGCCGATCGACGATTGGTGATGCGGATGCTGCGGACCGCGATCCTGCTGGGTGAGGACGGTGCCGACCGACTCGACCTGAAGATCGCCTCCGCGGCACTGGCGGAGATGCGCGACGCCTTCCGACTGTTCGCCCCGTTCCGCGGCGTGCCCAAGGTCACCGTCTTCGGTTCGGCGCGCACCAGGCAGGATGATCCGCTGTACCTGACCGCCCGCGATGTCGCCGCGGCACTGGCCGGTGATGGATGGATGGTCGTCACCGGCGCCGGTCCCGGGATCATGCAGGCGGCGTCCGAAGGGGCGGGGCCCGCGCTCTCGCTCGGTGTGTCGATCCGACTGCCCTTCGAGGAGAAGCCGAACGGCTTCGTCGCCGGTCAGGATCACGTGGTCGCGATGAAGTACTTCTTCACGCGCAAGCTGATGCTCATCAAGGAGTCGCTGGGGTTCATCTGCCTTCCCGGTGGTTTCGGCACACTCGACGAGATGTTCGAGCTGCTCACCCTCCAGCAGACCGGTAAGGCGGAGCCCACGCCCATCGTGCTCCTCGATCAGCCGGGCGGGACGTTCTGGCAGGGGCTGCGCAGCTTCATCGACGACCACCTCGCTCCTACCGGCGTCATCTCGGAGGGGGACTTCGACCGTGTCGTGATCACCGACTCCGTGGAGGAGGCGCGCGCGGAGATCACCGGCTTCTGGCACAACTACGACTCGCTGCGGTGGGTCGGCGACGCGCTGATCCTGCGCCTGCGGGAAGAGCCGACGGATGCCGAGGTCGAAGCGCTCAACGAGCAGTTCGCCACGATGCTGGCTTCGGGTCGCATCGAGAGGACGAATCCACGGCAGCCCGAGGTCGCCGACGACGACCGACTCGAACTGCCGCGACTGGCGCTCCACTTGGATCAACGCCAGGTCGGAAACCTCTTCCGCTTGATCGGGGCGATCAACGCCCTTCCTTCTGCTCCCGCGCGGTGA